The Fuscovulum sp. sequence AACCAGCTTGAGCGGGGTGAGGTGGCGCTGGAGGAATCCATCGCGCTGTATGAGCGGGGCGCGGCGCTGAAGGCGCATTGTGCGGCCAAGCTGAAGGCGGCGGAAGAGAAGGTGGAACTGATCCGCGCACAGGAAGGCCGGGCCACCGGGACGACGCCGGCGGAGGGGATGTGAGCTTTGCGGCCATACTGACGCGGGATGCTGCGGCCATCGAGGCGCGGTTGATGGCGGCGCTGGAGGGCCGGGCTGATGTGCCCGTGGTAGAGGCGATGCGCTATGCGCTGCGCGGGGGCAAGCGGCTGCGCGGGTTTCTGGTTCTGGAAGGCGCGCGGATGCACGGGCTGACGGACGCGCAGGCGATCAGCGCGGCGGCAGCGGTCGAGGCGCTGCATGCCTATTCTCTGGTGCATGATGATCTGCCCTGCATGGATGATGATGACCTGCGGCGCGGGCAGCCCACGGTGCATGTGAAATGGGATGAGGCGACGGCGGTGCTGGCCGGGGATGCGTTGCAGACGCTGGCCTTTGAATTGCTGGCCGATCCGGCGCTTGGGTCCGGGGATGTGCGGATCGCACTGGTGGCCGGGCTGGCGCGGGCGAGCGGGGCCGAGGGCATGGTGCTGGGACAGGCG is a genomic window containing:
- a CDS encoding polyprenyl synthetase family protein; this translates as MSFAAILTRDAAAIEARLMAALEGRADVPVVEAMRYALRGGKRLRGFLVLEGARMHGLTDAQAISAAAAVEALHAYSLVHDDLPCMDDDDLRRGQPTVHVKWDEATAVLAGDALQTLAFELLADPALGSGDVRIALVAGLARASGAEGMVLGQALDIAAETATAPLTLAQITELQAGKTGALIRWSAEAGAVIAGADPAPLRAYAEKLGLAFQIWDDVLDVEGDVAKTGKRLHKDADAGKATFVSLLGLDAAKARAGALIDAAADHLGVYGDRAANLIACARFVISRES
- a CDS encoding exodeoxyribonuclease VII small subunit produces the protein MTAKAVSEMSFEEAMAALEQVVNQLERGEVALEESIALYERGAALKAHCAAKLKAAEEKVELIRAQEGRATGTTPAEGM